CTGTATTTTCTGCTCGTCGGTAGGATAGAATCTGTATCGATATGATCTATTTACAATTTTCATATTATCGTTGTAACACACCATTAAGTATCGTGCAAGAAGAAAAGATGGCTTATATCCCCACGCCTAAAGGCGGGGGGTTTTACGCCGTCAGCGATAAATAAATTAACGATAAAAGCGCCCAAAATTCAGTTGAAATTTCGATTTGGTCACACAGCTCTCATAAAAAAATGGCTAGGAGAAAGATCTATTGACTTTGGAATTGCCCTAGATAATGAAGACTTGTCGGCTTTTGAAACAACTTTACTTTATCGGGGAAGATTTAATTTATACTATAATGCAAATCAACCGGTCTCTGAATTGATTACCAAAGCAATCTTTACGGAACCTAGACCTGAGGTACACACTCTCAAAAAAAACTACCGGCAGAAATATGGCATCGAGTTAAATGCTTCGATGGAAGTGTCTAGCTGGGAGACAATCGCCTCTCTAGTCTGTAGTAGTTCATCTGTTGGTTTTTTCCCGGACTATTTATTATTTCATCCGAGCAGAACAAACCATCTTTTACCATGTAATCTAAATCTACCTGAGATACCCTATTCTATCTTTATTGTTATAAGTAAGGATATTCCTCAATCCCCCAGCTCCCTTCTATTGTTAAATATGATGAAACAAGCGTTTTAACTCTGGTAAAAGCAGCTAGGCTCTGAATCTAACTACTTGTAACTTAAAGACTCCTGATACTAGATCCGAACTAGCAACCAACGAATTATGAGTCCGCTCCTGACCCGATGCCGTCAGCTGCCCTTAGGTACCCGGGTAAGATTTTCTATTCACAGTTTATCCCGTATGAGTATGCTCCGGCCCAACGTATTGAACAGGGCCGCGAAGGCGAGCCAAGGAAGGCGGCGAAATAGACTGAGGTGATCGATATCAACGGCTGTCGATTCGATCACCTGGAAAGCCCCCCGCTGCCGCTTAAAATGCCCTACCCCTGAGCTCATATGGAAGAGTAGGCCCGTCTTAAGGGCATGCCCGATTACAAGCGCCGTCACCATGCGATAGAGACCAAGAGCCGGAGGAAGCGTCAAGTCGTAGCCGACAATCGGCGTTGTCATCACATCTTGGCAGGTGAAAAAGGCGATCACAGCGACAAGTCGCTCTTTATATCTGATCCCGGTAAAGGTGAGCGTCCGATGGGCTAGCGCCTCTTCAAAAAACCGGGCCGTGAACTGGGGATTGAACAGGGAGTACTTCTCCAGGTAAAGGGCATCGTAGAGTTCTTTGATGCGCGGAATATCGGTGGGCTCAAATGCCTCATGGGGAATGACCTCGATCCCCTCTTGCTCTAGCAGGGCGAGATCTCGCTTGTAAATCCAACGGTTTTTACTTGGCATGCGGCTGAACTGCTCGGGGTCGAAAAAGTAGACGCTGCGGCTCGTAATCACCCGATACCGCTGCTTTTTTAGCTCGTTTGTCAAAAAGGGATTAATCCGTTCATTGAGCGAACGAAAGGTGATCGTGTAGGCCGGGAATCGCTCTCTTAAAAACACTGTTATAGCACCGATTTGCTCGGCCGTTAGAGACTCGTAAAGGTTTGTGGAGAAGAGGGCGTTGTTGACGATCACCATCCGGTTGATCTTCGCCCACTTGAGCCACCGTTTGAGAAGAAAAAAGAGAGGTTTTAACCACCACTTCAGCCATGGCTTGCCGTGGCGCTCCATTTCTTCCTCTGCATATGGAATGACCGCATAGGCTGATGCCACATACGAGTTCTCATACTCACTCTCGTTGATCGTCAGCGGGAGAAGATAGTCATCCACCCTTAAAAAAATAACCTTTGTTTTTACATTCGCCACATAACTCTCCGCTCCCTCGCGGATTAACCCGGCTACATAGTGGCGGATGAGCGACCGCTCCCTTGTCAAGAGCTCATTGAGATCGGAGAGGTTGCCGGCATCATAGAGTTCAATAATCGGCATGGAATTCCCTCT
This genomic interval from Simkaniaceae bacterium contains the following:
- a CDS encoding LysR family transcriptional regulator substrate-binding protein, whose protein sequence is MSPRLKAGGFTPSAINKLTIKAPKIQLKFRFGHTALIKKWLGERSIDFGIALDNEDLSAFETTLLYRGRFNLYYNANQPVSELITKAIFTEPRPEVHTLKKNYRQKYGIELNASMEVSSWETIASLVCSSSSVGFFPDYLLFHPSRTNHLLPCNLNLPEIPYSIFIVISKDIPQSPSSLLLLNMMKQAF
- a CDS encoding helix-turn-helix domain-containing protein; its protein translation is MVCYNDNMKIVNRSYRYRFYPTDEQKIQ
- a CDS encoding GNAT family N-acetyltransferase yields the protein MPIIELYDAGNLSDLNELLTRERSLIRHYVAGLIREGAESYVANVKTKVIFLRVDDYLLPLTINESEYENSYVASAYAVIPYAEEEMERHGKPWLKWWLKPLFFLLKRWLKWAKINRMVIVNNALFSTNLYESLTAEQIGAITVFLRERFPAYTITFRSLNERINPFLTNELKKQRYRVITSRSVYFFDPEQFSRMPSKNRWIYKRDLALLEQEGIEVIPHEAFEPTDIPRIKELYDALYLEKYSLFNPQFTARFFEEALAHRTLTFTGIRYKERLVAVIAFFTCQDVMTTPIVGYDLTLPPALGLYRMVTALVIGHALKTGLLFHMSSGVGHFKRQRGAFQVIESTAVDIDHLSLFRRLPWLAFAALFNTLGRSILIRDKL